One region of Anaeromyxobacter paludicola genomic DNA includes:
- a CDS encoding sensor histidine kinase, whose product MTRDPSIPWLEPSGSSSALVDELPVGLFRLDAAGAVSWSNLAARDLLRGPGGDEVAASLPAVARRAAELGRTAEHRLATAAGELRLLVAPEEDGFTAVLSRDAMERAREQARALRAMLAGVASGPGPLEAATRGLEALGHALPDTQFVLYGREGGRLVVLARAARPAPPQLAGEGVSPEELAERAIQARQPIHVARIVRAPGRGAPGRRGQVAGSLALPVLAGRELVGAIYAHGPMLAEGDLRLVQGFADAAGSLLGRARGELALEAERSARAASEAAARRAREVAVQREGLATLGQLVACIAHEINNPLAALRSNLRGLASGFEILCGLAAEKEARLAGEGARPGPDLTELAGELREMMDDSLAGLDRMSGIIQTLKSMARRSPGQPTAFDPGVPVQEAVAVFRGARGSDVLLELELEPRLPEVLGLPGALAQVTINLLENAVDAMQGRGRVEVRARVEGPAVRVEVADEGHGIPADAAPQIFDPWFTTKPVGKGTGLGLYICKEIVEQMGGRIGFDTGPGGTTFRVDLPIAPGARPRQP is encoded by the coding sequence GTGACCCGAGACCCGTCCATCCCCTGGCTCGAACCGTCCGGCTCCTCGAGCGCCCTGGTGGACGAGCTGCCGGTGGGGCTGTTCCGGCTCGACGCCGCCGGCGCCGTGAGCTGGTCGAACCTGGCGGCGCGCGACCTCCTGCGCGGCCCGGGGGGCGACGAGGTCGCGGCGTCGCTGCCGGCGGTGGCGCGCCGCGCGGCCGAGCTCGGGCGCACCGCGGAGCATCGCCTGGCCACCGCGGCGGGCGAGCTCAGGCTCCTCGTCGCTCCCGAGGAGGACGGCTTCACCGCCGTGCTCTCGCGCGACGCCATGGAGCGCGCGCGCGAGCAGGCCCGGGCGCTCCGCGCCATGCTCGCGGGCGTGGCCTCGGGGCCGGGGCCGCTCGAGGCGGCCACGCGCGGCCTCGAGGCGCTCGGCCACGCGCTGCCCGACACCCAGTTCGTCCTCTACGGCCGCGAGGGGGGCCGGCTCGTGGTCCTCGCCCGGGCCGCGCGCCCGGCGCCGCCCCAGCTCGCCGGCGAGGGCGTCTCCCCGGAGGAGCTGGCCGAGCGCGCCATCCAGGCGCGGCAGCCCATCCACGTGGCGCGGATCGTCCGCGCGCCGGGGCGGGGAGCGCCGGGCCGCCGCGGCCAGGTGGCCGGCTCCCTGGCGCTGCCGGTGCTGGCCGGGCGGGAGCTGGTCGGGGCCATCTACGCCCACGGGCCGATGCTGGCCGAGGGCGACCTGCGGCTCGTGCAGGGGTTCGCCGACGCGGCCGGCTCGCTCCTGGGGCGGGCTCGCGGCGAGCTCGCGCTCGAGGCCGAGCGGAGCGCCCGCGCCGCCTCGGAGGCGGCGGCCCGGCGCGCCCGCGAGGTGGCGGTCCAGCGCGAGGGGCTCGCCACCCTGGGCCAGCTCGTCGCCTGCATCGCCCACGAGATCAACAACCCGCTCGCCGCGCTCCGCTCCAACCTGCGCGGGCTGGCGTCCGGCTTCGAGATCCTCTGCGGCCTCGCGGCGGAGAAGGAGGCCCGGCTGGCGGGGGAGGGCGCGCGCCCGGGGCCCGACCTCACCGAGCTCGCGGGCGAGCTGCGCGAGATGATGGACGACAGCCTCGCCGGCCTGGACCGCATGTCGGGCATCATCCAGACGCTCAAGAGCATGGCCCGCCGCAGCCCGGGGCAGCCGACCGCTTTCGATCCCGGCGTGCCGGTGCAGGAGGCGGTCGCCGTCTTCCGTGGCGCGCGCGGCAGCGACGTCCTGCTCGAGCTCGAGCTCGAGCCCCGGCTCCCGGAGGTGCTCGGTCTGCCCGGCGCGCTCGCGCAGGTGACCATCAACCTGCTCGAGAACGCGGTGGACGCGATGCAGGGGCGCGGGCGCGTCGAGGTGCGGGCCCGGGTCGAGGGGCCCGCGGTGCGGGTCGAGGTCGCCGACGAGGGGCACGGGATCCCGGCCGACGCGGCGCCGCAGATCTTCGACCCCTGGTTCACCACCAAGCCGGTGGGGAAGGGGACCGGGCTCGGGCTCTACATCTGCAAGGAGATCGTGGAGCAGATGGGCGGCCGGATCGGCTTCGACACCGGCCCCGGCGGCACCACCTTCCGCGTGGACCTGCCGATCGCCCCCGGCGCGCGTCCGCGCCAACCTTGA
- a CDS encoding flagellar motor switch protein FliG: MPEAESAPRGRPGPPPAPVEVVSPQWVKAAAVLLGLGPDIAITLFRQFTEAELRRIALGAKELRKRGDEAVPDALGSFCQSMEKVGGEAAAGDDVLREVATRAVGADAARRAFDGIMPPPPPDEVLGPVSQADPEALAMVLQREGAQTMALVLSSLEPWRAAGVLERLPEKKRPEVLRRMATIESVAPEVLREVGQALSAELKALVAGGMRKVDGKKTALEILRFVPVSQQGAVLAEIERDDGGLAGELRGSLFTFEDLRNLADRDLQTLLREIDMKKLAVALKGATPEIKQKFMGNLSSRAAEMFQDDLAAMGPVKLATVEAAQSEIAKLAQDLAAQNRITIVGAGEKML; encoded by the coding sequence ATGCCAGAAGCTGAGAGCGCGCCCCGCGGCCGCCCCGGCCCGCCCCCCGCGCCGGTCGAGGTGGTCTCGCCGCAGTGGGTCAAGGCCGCCGCGGTGCTCCTCGGGCTCGGGCCCGACATCGCCATCACCCTCTTCCGGCAGTTCACGGAGGCGGAGCTGCGCCGCATCGCGCTCGGCGCCAAGGAGCTGCGCAAGCGCGGCGACGAGGCGGTGCCCGACGCGCTCGGCAGCTTCTGCCAGTCCATGGAGAAGGTGGGCGGCGAGGCGGCCGCCGGCGACGACGTGCTGCGCGAGGTGGCGACGCGCGCGGTGGGCGCGGACGCCGCCCGGCGGGCCTTCGACGGCATCATGCCGCCGCCCCCGCCCGACGAGGTGCTCGGCCCGGTGTCGCAGGCCGACCCCGAGGCGCTCGCGATGGTGCTGCAGCGCGAGGGCGCCCAGACCATGGCGCTCGTCCTCTCCTCGCTCGAGCCCTGGCGCGCCGCCGGCGTGCTGGAGCGGCTGCCCGAGAAGAAGCGGCCCGAGGTGCTCCGGCGCATGGCGACCATCGAGTCGGTGGCGCCCGAGGTGCTGCGCGAGGTGGGCCAGGCCCTCTCGGCCGAGCTCAAGGCGCTGGTGGCCGGCGGCATGCGCAAGGTGGACGGCAAGAAGACCGCCCTCGAGATCCTGCGCTTCGTCCCCGTCTCGCAGCAGGGCGCGGTGCTCGCCGAGATCGAGCGCGACGACGGCGGGCTCGCCGGCGAGCTGCGCGGCAGCCTCTTCACCTTCGAGGACCTGCGCAACCTCGCCGACCGGGATCTCCAGACGCTGCTGCGGGAGATCGACATGAAGAAGCTGGCCGTGGCGCTCAAGGGGGCCACCCCCGAGATCAAGCAGAAGTTCATGGGCAACCTCTCCTCGCGCGCGGCCGAGATGTTCCAGGACGACCTCGCCGCGATGGGCCCGGTCAAGCTGGCCACGGTGGAGGCGGCGCAGTCGGAGATCGCCAAGCTGGCGCAGGACCTCGCCGCCCAGAACCGGATCACCATCGTCGGCGCCGGCGAGAAGATGCTCTGA
- the flgB gene encoding flagellar basal body rod protein FlgB yields MKLFDATLMTLERALDARLVRQNVLASNLANADTPGFAPKDVDFAKMMEGALAQPAGATREGDLPLTASSLGGPAPLVAAPDQAGAGLDGNSVDVDRTLAAVAENAIQYGAAAKAAQKKLAILRYAASDGAA; encoded by the coding sequence ATGAAGCTGTTCGACGCCACTTTGATGACGCTGGAGCGCGCCCTCGACGCGCGCCTCGTGCGTCAGAACGTCCTCGCCTCGAACCTCGCCAACGCCGACACGCCCGGCTTCGCGCCGAAGGACGTGGACTTCGCCAAGATGATGGAGGGCGCCCTGGCGCAGCCGGCCGGCGCGACGCGCGAGGGCGACCTGCCCCTCACCGCCTCGAGCCTCGGCGGCCCAGCGCCGCTCGTGGCCGCGCCGGACCAGGCCGGGGCCGGCCTCGACGGCAACTCGGTGGACGTGGACCGCACGCTCGCCGCCGTGGCCGAGAACGCCATCCAGTACGGCGCGGCGGCCAAGGCCGCCCAGAAGAAGCTCGCCATCCTCCGCTACGCCGCCTCCGACGGCGCCGCCTAG
- a CDS encoding magnesium transporter MgtE N-terminal domain-containing protein: MTGRALAFALLALLPAAPARLALAEGHGPAAPPPVAPVVAPSAAAAAKGGDAQKRFGTDAAIAREAAARAAEQDIPYSLTARALLDELRQTRAGQARAGAEREALAAERARLDRTAAEIAQARAALRDETARLETLVGHGATCAAAAPTVPPEVLAKTLKVMKPEQAAGVIAKLDRPLAVELLRHMKPAEAGPVLDRMSTERAAELIRSMAANQPGATR; this comes from the coding sequence GTGACCGGCCGCGCGCTCGCCTTCGCGCTCCTGGCGCTGCTCCCGGCGGCCCCCGCCCGGCTCGCCCTCGCGGAGGGGCACGGCCCGGCGGCGCCGCCCCCCGTCGCGCCCGTCGTGGCCCCCTCGGCGGCCGCCGCCGCCAAGGGCGGCGACGCCCAGAAGCGGTTCGGGACCGACGCGGCCATCGCGCGCGAGGCGGCCGCCCGCGCCGCCGAGCAGGACATCCCCTACTCCCTCACCGCCCGGGCGCTGCTCGACGAGCTCCGCCAGACGCGCGCCGGGCAGGCCAGGGCCGGGGCCGAGCGCGAGGCGCTCGCCGCGGAGCGCGCCCGCCTCGACCGGACCGCCGCCGAGATCGCGCAGGCCCGCGCGGCCCTCCGCGACGAGACCGCGCGGCTCGAGACCCTGGTCGGCCACGGCGCCACCTGCGCCGCCGCCGCCCCGACCGTCCCGCCCGAGGTGCTCGCGAAGACCCTCAAGGTGATGAAGCCGGAGCAGGCGGCCGGGGTCATCGCCAAGCTCGACCGCCCCCTCGCGGTCGAGCTCCTGCGCCACATGAAGCCGGCCGAGGCCGGCCCCGTCCTCGATCGGATGAGCACCGAGCGCGCCGCGGAGCTCATCCGCTCCATGGCCGCCAACCAGCCCGGAGCCACGAGATGA
- the flgC gene encoding flagellar basal body rod protein FlgC produces the protein MDFLSALKISGSGLAAERTRVNLAASNLANAETTRGPDGKPYRRLDPVMESVPFEAALGQADQAAGAAPAGVRVARVAADPTPGKRVYSPSHPDADPQGFVTLPNVNPIHEVVNLMSASRTYDANATAIDTLKTMAQRALDITR, from the coding sequence ATGGACTTCCTCTCCGCGCTCAAGATCAGCGGCTCGGGCCTGGCGGCCGAGCGCACCCGCGTCAACCTCGCGGCGTCGAACCTCGCCAACGCCGAGACGACGCGCGGGCCCGACGGCAAGCCCTACCGCCGCCTCGACCCGGTGATGGAGTCGGTGCCGTTCGAGGCCGCCCTCGGGCAGGCCGACCAGGCGGCGGGCGCGGCCCCGGCCGGCGTCCGCGTGGCGCGCGTCGCCGCCGACCCGACGCCCGGCAAGCGCGTCTACAGTCCGTCGCACCCGGACGCCGACCCGCAGGGCTTCGTGACGCTGCCCAACGTGAACCCGATCCACGAGGTGGTGAACCTCATGTCGGCGTCGCGCACCTACGACGCCAACGCCACCGCCATCGACACCCTCAAGACGATGGCGCAGCGCGCCCTCGACATCACCCGGTGA
- a CDS encoding FliH/SctL family protein → MAPPPPGALRRPGFLSSVPEERAVEPAPFVAHLARAPLPLRQARLQEPQEPPPPPPPPPGPSAADLAEIRREAMERVAQAVQLLKLQSERLAEQARADALEIGFQVAARILEAEVRQSPEPLFALVRSALRRAGDSRQIALRACPEDAALLQSEAGREAMGVATARVEIVPDPELARGDCVVETDYGRVDGRLATRLAEVRRAVDGALEGGGAA, encoded by the coding sequence ATGGCCCCTCCCCCTCCAGGCGCGCTCCGCCGTCCCGGCTTCCTCTCCTCGGTCCCCGAGGAGCGCGCGGTCGAGCCCGCGCCGTTCGTCGCCCACCTCGCCCGCGCGCCGCTGCCGCTCCGCCAGGCCCGGCTGCAGGAGCCGCAGGAGCCGCCGCCCCCGCCCCCGCCGCCGCCAGGCCCCTCCGCCGCCGACCTCGCCGAGATCCGGCGCGAGGCGATGGAGCGGGTGGCGCAGGCCGTCCAGCTCCTGAAGCTCCAGTCGGAGCGGCTCGCCGAGCAGGCCCGCGCCGACGCGCTGGAGATCGGCTTCCAGGTGGCGGCCCGCATCCTCGAGGCCGAGGTGCGCCAGAGCCCGGAGCCCCTGTTCGCGCTGGTCCGCTCGGCCCTCCGGCGCGCCGGCGACTCCCGCCAGATCGCCCTGCGCGCCTGCCCCGAGGACGCCGCCCTGCTCCAGTCGGAGGCCGGGCGCGAGGCGATGGGCGTCGCCACGGCGCGGGTCGAGATCGTGCCCGACCCGGAGCTCGCCCGCGGCGACTGCGTCGTCGAGACCGACTACGGCCGGGTGGACGGGCGGCTCGCCACGCGGCTCGCCGAGGTGCGGCGGGCGGTGGACGGCGCGCTCGAGGGAGGCGGCGCCGCGTGA
- the fliF gene encoding flagellar basal-body MS-ring/collar protein FliF, producing MDQLLSSLRQLPQRFAALPGAFRALVIVGLAAAILGAVAYSVAQGETWQYAFTNLTAEDSGDAAALLKTAGVPYRLEAGGSALAVPAAKVYDARLLLAAQGLPRGGGVGFEIFDKGDLGVSEFTQKVNLRRAIEGELARTIGKLGSVRAARVHITLPEKGLFRDEDRKASAAVVLTLQPGRALEEREVAGIRHLTASAVPGLAPGSVSVIDGRGNVLSSEGAWGEADGFQRRVEHDLQQRVTELLEQAVGPGAVVARVTASVDASEVQTSAEKVDPDATALRNERHVLQSQSQSSATPGGVAGAAGNQPGAPAATATGQNGSSTMQDDVKNYDVSRTSTTTVTRAPRVKRISVAVLLDGVGGKPRPDAEVQRLGELAKRAVGFDAARGDELDISSSPFTRADEQAGAAAGAPAEAKRGVLLAGGAVAAAVVLAAVLLLALRKKGPAAPAFPPGATVAQLEAALAADAALMDAGAAGMPRLPDPASGMRDRAKALVTQDPAKAALILRAWIQNEGSNNARS from the coding sequence ATGGACCAGCTCCTCTCCTCCCTCCGCCAGCTGCCCCAGCGGTTCGCCGCCCTGCCGGGCGCGTTCCGCGCGCTCGTCATCGTGGGGCTCGCCGCGGCCATCCTGGGCGCGGTGGCCTACAGCGTGGCCCAGGGCGAGACCTGGCAGTACGCCTTCACCAACCTCACCGCCGAGGACTCCGGCGACGCCGCCGCGCTCCTCAAGACCGCCGGCGTCCCCTACCGGCTCGAGGCCGGCGGCAGCGCGCTGGCGGTCCCGGCCGCCAAGGTCTACGACGCGCGCCTCCTGCTCGCCGCGCAGGGGCTGCCGCGCGGCGGCGGGGTGGGCTTCGAGATCTTCGACAAGGGCGACCTCGGCGTCTCCGAGTTCACCCAGAAGGTGAACCTGCGCCGCGCCATCGAGGGCGAGCTCGCCCGCACCATCGGCAAGCTCGGCTCGGTGCGCGCCGCCCGCGTGCACATCACCCTGCCGGAGAAGGGGCTCTTCCGCGACGAGGACCGCAAGGCCTCCGCCGCGGTGGTGCTCACGCTGCAGCCGGGCCGGGCGCTGGAGGAGCGCGAGGTGGCCGGGATCCGCCACCTCACCGCCTCGGCGGTGCCGGGGCTCGCGCCGGGGAGCGTCTCGGTCATCGACGGCCGCGGCAACGTCCTCTCGAGCGAGGGCGCCTGGGGCGAGGCCGACGGCTTCCAGCGCCGCGTCGAGCACGACCTGCAGCAGCGGGTGACGGAGCTCCTCGAGCAGGCGGTGGGCCCGGGCGCCGTGGTGGCCCGCGTGACCGCCTCGGTGGACGCCTCCGAGGTCCAGACCAGCGCCGAGAAGGTGGACCCCGACGCCACCGCGCTGCGCAACGAGCGGCACGTGCTGCAGAGCCAGAGCCAGTCGAGCGCCACGCCCGGCGGGGTGGCCGGCGCGGCCGGCAACCAGCCCGGCGCCCCGGCGGCGACCGCCACCGGCCAGAACGGCAGCTCGACCATGCAGGACGACGTGAAGAACTACGACGTCTCGCGCACCAGCACCACCACCGTCACCCGCGCTCCGCGCGTGAAGCGCATCTCGGTCGCGGTGCTGCTCGACGGGGTCGGCGGCAAGCCCCGCCCGGACGCCGAGGTGCAGCGGCTCGGAGAGCTCGCCAAGCGGGCGGTCGGCTTCGACGCCGCCCGCGGCGACGAGCTCGACATCTCCTCCTCCCCGTTCACCCGCGCCGACGAGCAGGCCGGCGCCGCGGCGGGCGCGCCGGCGGAGGCGAAGCGCGGCGTGCTCCTCGCCGGGGGCGCCGTGGCCGCGGCCGTGGTCCTCGCGGCGGTCCTCCTCCTGGCGCTGCGCAAGAAGGGGCCGGCGGCCCCGGCCTTCCCGCCGGGCGCCACCGTGGCGCAGCTCGAGGCGGCGCTCGCCGCCGACGCCGCGCTGATGGACGCCGGCGCCGCCGGCATGCCGCGCCTCCCCGACCCGGCGAGCGGCATGCGGGATCGGGCCAAGGCGCTCGTGACGCAGGACCCGGCCAAGGCGGCGCTCATCCTGCGCGCCTGGATCCAGAACGAGGGCAGCAACAATGCCAGAAGCTGA
- a CDS encoding FliI/YscN family ATPase codes for MSLHDLDALRRALADADPLPLTGTVVRATGLVIEASLPRVPVGTGCEIRAADGALVQAEVVGFAGQTARLMPLGDIQGIGEGCVVTPRASAGEIPVGEALLGRVVDSALHPIDGGPVPILRGRVKLHRSPPSSMERRRVLDPLPLGIRSIDAFLTVGEGQRLAVLAGPGVGKSVLLGMLARSASADVVVVGLVGERGREVRDFIERDLGTGLARSVVVVATSDESPLRRLRAGMVATAVAEHFRARGQKVLLLVDSLSRICQAQREIGLAAGEPPTTKGYPPSAFALLPRLVERAGNDGGAGSITAFYSVLAEGDDQADPIVDAAKATLDGHVVLSRKLAEAGHFPAVDVLASISRVMNDVVDERHRELARQAREVLSAWRESADLVEVGAYVAGSNPRVDRALRCLPAIEAFLKQAPAERTAIDDARAQLRAALGIAPEAA; via the coding sequence GTGAGCCTCCACGACCTCGACGCCCTCCGCCGGGCCCTCGCCGACGCCGACCCGCTGCCGCTCACCGGCACGGTGGTGCGGGCCACCGGCCTCGTCATCGAGGCCTCGCTGCCGCGCGTCCCGGTCGGCACCGGCTGCGAGATCCGGGCGGCCGACGGCGCGCTGGTGCAGGCCGAGGTGGTGGGCTTCGCCGGCCAGACCGCGCGGCTCATGCCGCTCGGCGACATCCAGGGCATCGGCGAGGGCTGCGTGGTGACGCCGCGCGCCAGCGCCGGCGAGATCCCGGTGGGCGAGGCGCTCCTCGGCCGGGTGGTGGACAGCGCGCTGCACCCCATCGACGGCGGCCCGGTCCCCATCCTGCGCGGCCGGGTGAAGCTCCACCGCAGCCCGCCCTCCTCCATGGAGCGGCGCCGGGTCCTCGACCCGCTGCCGCTCGGCATCCGCTCCATCGACGCCTTCCTCACCGTCGGCGAGGGGCAGCGGCTCGCGGTGCTCGCCGGTCCGGGCGTGGGCAAGAGCGTGCTGCTGGGCATGCTGGCCCGCTCCGCCTCCGCCGACGTGGTGGTGGTCGGGCTGGTGGGCGAGCGCGGGCGCGAGGTGCGGGACTTCATCGAGCGAGACCTCGGCACCGGGCTCGCCCGCTCGGTGGTGGTGGTGGCGACGAGCGACGAGTCGCCGCTCCGGCGGCTCCGGGCCGGCATGGTCGCGACCGCGGTCGCCGAGCACTTCCGGGCGCGGGGCCAGAAGGTGCTCCTGCTCGTGGACTCGCTCTCGCGCATCTGCCAGGCGCAGCGCGAGATCGGGCTCGCGGCCGGGGAGCCGCCGACCACCAAGGGCTACCCGCCCTCCGCCTTCGCGCTCCTGCCGCGGCTGGTGGAGCGCGCCGGGAACGACGGCGGCGCGGGGAGCATCACCGCCTTCTACTCGGTGCTCGCCGAGGGCGACGACCAGGCCGATCCGATCGTGGACGCCGCCAAGGCGACGCTCGACGGCCACGTGGTCCTCTCGCGCAAGCTCGCCGAGGCGGGCCACTTCCCGGCCGTGGACGTCCTCGCGAGCATCTCGCGCGTCATGAACGACGTCGTGGACGAGCGCCACCGCGAGCTGGCGCGGCAGGCCCGCGAGGTGCTCTCGGCCTGGCGCGAGTCGGCCGACCTCGTCGAGGTGGGCGCCTACGTCGCGGGCTCGAACCCGCGGGTGGACCGCGCGCTCCGCTGCCTGCCGGCCATCGAGGCCTTCCTGAAGCAGGCCCCGGCGGAGCGGACCGCCATCGACGACGCCCGCGCGCAGCTCCGCGCCGCGCTCGGGATCGCCCCGGAGGCCGCGTGA
- the fliE gene encoding flagellar hook-basal body complex protein FliE — MSTPIRPVTADLQILEPGAASAAPAAKGASFADALGQAVGKVDALQVEADEQARKAAMGEGNLHELALSLEKADIGMRVLTKVRTKVVEAYQEVMRMSV, encoded by the coding sequence ATGTCCACGCCCATCCGCCCCGTCACCGCCGACCTCCAGATCCTCGAGCCCGGGGCCGCCTCCGCCGCCCCGGCCGCGAAGGGCGCCTCGTTCGCCGACGCCCTCGGCCAGGCGGTCGGGAAGGTGGACGCCCTGCAGGTCGAGGCCGACGAGCAGGCCCGCAAGGCGGCCATGGGCGAGGGCAACCTGCACGAGCTCGCCCTCTCGCTGGAGAAGGCCGACATCGGCATGCGCGTCCTCACCAAGGTGCGCACCAAGGTGGTCGAGGCCTACCAGGAAGTCATGCGGATGAGCGTGTAG
- a CDS encoding sigma-54 interaction domain-containing protein — MAASQLAQHARTQLVHAPDSPMVELFRACARIAASEATVLITGETGTGKEVIARLIHEGSARAAKPLIPVNCGAIPEALLESELFGHVKGAFTGAIGNRRGRVAAADGGTLFLDEIGELPLSLQVKLLRVLQERSYEPVGSAESVPANFRLVAATNRDLAAEVEAGHFRRDLYYRLLVCPVEVLPLRERRGDIPHLFAHFWSARGETRPVEPAVLQLLQGHDWPGNVRELENLVERLAVCSEGSSIRVADLPHHLRPAGAVAVPARREPVALEPAEVNEELRRVFCEREEPAAAALGGAPNLEDGPVDLPAMLRRIEDGYIEAALARTGGNKKAAADLLGLQRTTLVEKLRRRNRPV; from the coding sequence ATGGCCGCTTCGCAGCTCGCCCAGCACGCCCGCACCCAGCTCGTCCACGCGCCCGATTCTCCGATGGTCGAGCTGTTCCGGGCCTGCGCCCGGATCGCCGCGAGCGAGGCCACGGTCCTCATCACCGGCGAGACCGGCACCGGCAAGGAGGTCATCGCGCGGCTCATCCACGAGGGCAGCGCGCGCGCCGCCAAGCCGCTCATCCCGGTGAACTGCGGCGCCATCCCCGAGGCCCTCCTCGAGAGCGAGCTCTTCGGCCACGTGAAGGGCGCCTTCACCGGCGCCATCGGCAACCGGCGCGGCCGCGTCGCCGCCGCCGACGGCGGCACCCTGTTCCTCGACGAGATCGGCGAGCTGCCGCTCTCGCTGCAGGTCAAGCTCCTGCGGGTCCTCCAGGAGCGCAGCTACGAGCCGGTCGGCAGCGCCGAGTCGGTGCCCGCCAACTTCCGGCTCGTCGCCGCGACCAACCGCGACCTCGCCGCCGAGGTGGAGGCGGGCCACTTCCGCCGCGACCTCTACTACCGGCTCCTGGTCTGCCCGGTGGAGGTGCTGCCGCTCCGCGAGCGCCGCGGCGACATCCCGCACCTGTTCGCCCACTTCTGGTCGGCGCGCGGCGAGACCCGCCCGGTCGAGCCGGCGGTGCTGCAACTCCTCCAGGGCCACGACTGGCCCGGGAACGTCCGCGAGCTCGAGAACCTGGTCGAGCGGCTCGCGGTCTGCTCCGAGGGGTCGTCGATCCGGGTCGCGGATCTTCCGCACCACCTCCGGCCCGCGGGCGCCGTCGCGGTCCCAGCGCGCCGGGAGCCGGTGGCGCTCGAGCCCGCGGAGGTCAACGAGGAGCTCCGGCGGGTCTTCTGCGAGCGGGAGGAGCCGGCGGCCGCGGCCCTGGGCGGCGCGCCGAACCTCGAGGACGGGCCGGTCGATCTCCCGGCGATGCTGCGCCGGATCGAGGACGGCTACATCGAGGCCGCGCTCGCCCGAACCGGCGGAAACAAGAAGGCCGCCGCCGATCTGCTCGGCCTGCAGCGCACCACGCTCGTCGAGAAGCTCCGCCGGCGCAACCGCCCGGTCTGA
- a CDS encoding sigma-54 interaction domain-containing protein, translated as MTPSPLPARAAAAAPIARGPAMREVLAALADVAPTPTTVLLLGESGTGKEVLARHVHALSSRAAGPWVAVNCAALPAELLESELFGHERGAFTGAEQRRAGRFEQASGGTLLLDEISELPLGLQAKLLRAIQEREIDRVGGARPVPVDVRIIATSNRDLAEMVAAGRFRSDLYYRLNVFPVVIPPLRERPEDLSPLAVALVAEGAAALGRPAPLLSPDALAALSATGLPGNVRELKNLLERALVRCRGPLLERAHLGLGPARPAAPRPLPAEPAAAGVPAGLPLELAALERLAITEALRRTGGNRTHAARLLGIGLRTLRNKLRAWRLAGEPLPDEAVPAARPIVPGAPCRAALQPAHLLASARARGSHGERA; from the coding sequence ATGACCCCCTCCCCCCTCCCGGCCCGCGCCGCCGCCGCGGCCCCCATCGCCCGCGGCCCCGCCATGCGCGAGGTGCTGGCCGCCCTGGCCGACGTGGCCCCCACGCCCACCACCGTGCTCCTGCTGGGCGAGAGCGGCACCGGCAAGGAGGTGCTCGCGCGGCACGTCCACGCGCTCTCGTCGCGCGCCGCCGGCCCCTGGGTTGCCGTCAACTGCGCGGCGCTCCCGGCCGAGCTGCTCGAGAGCGAGCTCTTCGGCCACGAGCGCGGCGCCTTCACCGGCGCCGAGCAGCGCCGCGCCGGCCGCTTCGAGCAGGCCAGCGGCGGCACCCTGCTCCTCGACGAGATCTCCGAGCTGCCGCTCGGGCTGCAGGCGAAGCTCCTGCGGGCCATCCAGGAGCGCGAGATCGACCGGGTGGGCGGCGCGCGGCCGGTCCCGGTGGACGTCCGGATCATCGCCACCAGCAACCGCGATCTCGCCGAGATGGTCGCGGCGGGCCGGTTCCGGTCCGACCTCTACTACCGGCTCAACGTCTTCCCGGTGGTCATCCCGCCGCTCCGCGAGCGGCCCGAGGACCTCTCCCCGCTCGCCGTGGCGCTCGTCGCCGAGGGCGCGGCCGCGCTCGGCCGGCCCGCGCCGCTGCTCTCGCCCGACGCCCTCGCGGCGCTCTCGGCGACCGGGCTGCCCGGGAACGTCCGCGAGCTCAAGAACCTGCTCGAGCGCGCCCTGGTGCGCTGCCGCGGGCCGCTCCTCGAGCGCGCCCACCTCGGCCTCGGCCCGGCGCGCCCGGCGGCGCCGCGCCCCCTGCCCGCCGAGCCCGCCGCGGCCGGCGTGCCGGCGGGGCTGCCGCTCGAGCTCGCCGCCCTGGAGCGGCTCGCCATCACCGAGGCGCTCCGCCGCACCGGTGGGAACCGCACCCACGCCGCCCGCCTCCTCGGCATCGGGCTCCGCACGCTGCGGAACAAGCTGCGGGCCTGGCGGCTCGCCGGGGAGCCGCTCCCGGACGAGGCCGTCCCGGCCGCCCGGCCGATCGTGCCGGGCGCGCCGTGCCGCGCCGCGCTCCAGCCGGCGCACCTGCTCGCTTCGGCGCGGGCACGCGGCTCGCATGGAGAGCGGGCATGA